From the genome of Staphylococcus haemolyticus, one region includes:
- a CDS encoding GAF domain-containing sensor histidine kinase produces the protein MEKPTRLALLKEIAEYLNEETELYNMMHGALNYLINGSNFTTGWIFFIDNNGHHEMVADVDLPGALKKDNCCYMKEGSCWCVTAYHNERLTKASNIINCSRINLANQAYKAETEGVTHHATVPLRSGTEQYGLLNVASPYTTRYSEQDLALLESVALQIGSAIKRIYLTDQEKEAARLNERNRLARDLHDSVNQLLFSLKLTAHAAHDITTDEIAKKAFKTIEETSQNAVNEMRTLIWQLKPVGLEHGLVQALNQYAQILNIKLTINVEGIISLSNIVEENVYRILQECINNTKKHAKTNSVHIILKQDKEKLIIIAKDEGIGFDMNKETNTSSQGLKNISQRIYALNGQVKIDTMPNKGTTLSLKLPL, from the coding sequence ATGGAAAAACCAACACGCTTAGCATTATTAAAAGAAATAGCAGAATATCTCAATGAGGAAACAGAATTATATAATATGATGCACGGTGCTTTAAATTATTTAATAAATGGTAGTAACTTTACAACTGGTTGGATCTTCTTTATAGATAATAATGGCCATCATGAGATGGTAGCTGATGTTGATCTTCCAGGTGCATTAAAGAAGGATAATTGCTGTTATATGAAAGAGGGATCTTGTTGGTGTGTCACTGCGTATCATAATGAGCGTTTAACGAAGGCTTCTAACATAATCAATTGTTCTAGAATAAATTTAGCAAATCAAGCATATAAAGCAGAAACGGAAGGTGTAACACACCATGCTACAGTGCCACTACGCTCTGGCACAGAACAATATGGTTTACTCAATGTTGCATCACCATATACTACGCGTTATAGTGAACAGGATTTAGCCCTATTAGAATCGGTCGCTTTACAGATAGGCTCTGCAATTAAACGCATATATTTAACTGATCAAGAAAAAGAGGCAGCTAGATTAAATGAACGTAATCGTTTAGCAAGAGACTTACATGATTCAGTAAACCAATTATTATTTTCATTAAAATTGACCGCTCATGCAGCACATGACATAACGACAGATGAAATTGCGAAAAAAGCTTTTAAGACAATTGAAGAAACAAGTCAAAATGCGGTTAATGAAATGCGTACACTAATTTGGCAACTTAAACCAGTAGGTCTTGAGCATGGTTTGGTGCAGGCATTAAATCAATATGCGCAAATTCTAAATATAAAACTAACAATAAATGTTGAGGGAATTATTAGTTTATCGAATATCGTAGAAGAGAACGTTTATAGGATATTACAGGAATGTATAAATAATACTAAAAAACATGCTAAAACTAATTCAGTGCATATTATTTTAAAACAAGATAAAGAAAAGTTGATCATTATTGCAAAAGACGAAGGAATTGGTTTCGATATGAACAAAGAAACTAATACTTCATCACAAGGGTTAAAAAATATAAGTCAACGAATTTATGCATTAAATGGACAAGTTAAAATAGATACAATGCCTAACAAAGGAACAACGCTTTCTTTAAAGCTTCCTTTGTAA
- the xdrA gene encoding XRE family transcriptional regulator XdrA: MDRQSFTDLIQTKFKMVRIEAGYTQDTMAQTIGLSKKTLVQIEKERVLPNWTTCVSICALFRDSDVLNNTFGCDPLEIVQTISRNHCAYPNHSTTSDIYWNTIETRNGFMLQSNKVSNIYRVLNSEKQPIFGTSKLREAETYFNRNAKEELMHV; this comes from the coding sequence ATGGATAGACAGAGTTTCACAGATTTAATTCAAACAAAATTTAAAATGGTAAGAATTGAAGCGGGCTATACGCAAGATACTATGGCTCAAACAATTGGCCTTTCAAAAAAAACATTAGTTCAAATTGAGAAAGAACGTGTGTTACCAAACTGGACAACATGTGTTTCAATTTGTGCATTATTCAGAGATTCAGATGTTTTAAATAATACGTTTGGTTGCGATCCTTTAGAAATTGTTCAAACTATTTCACGTAATCATTGTGCATATCCAAATCATTCAACAACAAGTGATATTTATTGGAATACTATCGAAACACGTAATGGTTTTATGTTACAAAGTAATAAAGTAAGCAACATATATAGAGTTTTAAATTCTGAAAAGCAACCTATCTTTGGCACTTCAAAATTAAGAGAAGCTGAAACATACTTTAACAGAAATGCTAAAGAAGAATTAATGCACGTTTAA
- a CDS encoding DUF445 domain-containing protein, translating to MQAFLVILFMVVVGAVIGGVTNVIAIRMLFHPFKPYYIFKMRIPFTPGLIPKRREEIATKIGQVIEEHLITESVILQKLNEPNTREAINDLVIKQLSKLKSDDATIRKFANQFEFDLDDLINNKLDKTIINKLNNYYYDKQATSINEILPADVITMVDEKLDQAGDLIRERARNYLSSDKGARDIYDMLDTFFAEKGKIVGLLQMFMTKESIAERVQHELIRLTRHPKAKVIIDKVIRDEYETLKSQPLSHVVKEEQFTNISESLVHLVITNIQLNEKMDTPISKLTPKLVDQIQVGVANTITDLIIKQASNHLSTIMTKINLRQMVENQINTFDLDYIERLIIEIANKELKLIMSLGFILGGIIGFFQGIVAIFV from the coding sequence ATGCAAGCTTTTTTAGTTATCCTATTTATGGTAGTAGTAGGGGCTGTAATTGGAGGTGTAACAAATGTAATTGCAATAAGAATGTTATTCCATCCATTTAAACCATATTATATATTCAAGATGCGTATACCATTTACACCTGGTCTAATTCCTAAAAGAAGAGAAGAAATTGCTACTAAGATAGGTCAAGTGATTGAAGAACATTTGATAACAGAGTCAGTTATACTTCAAAAGTTAAATGAACCAAATACGCGTGAAGCAATCAATGATTTAGTAATAAAGCAATTGTCTAAACTAAAAAGTGACGATGCTACAATACGAAAGTTTGCAAATCAATTTGAGTTTGATCTTGATGACCTCATTAACAATAAGTTAGATAAAACTATAATAAATAAATTGAATAATTATTACTATGATAAACAGGCAACATCAATTAATGAAATTCTTCCTGCAGACGTAATAACTATGGTCGATGAAAAATTAGACCAAGCAGGAGATTTAATTCGAGAACGTGCACGTAATTATCTTTCTTCAGATAAAGGTGCTAGAGATATTTACGATATGCTAGATACATTTTTTGCTGAAAAAGGTAAAATCGTTGGATTATTACAAATGTTTATGACTAAAGAAAGTATTGCTGAACGTGTTCAACATGAATTAATACGTTTAACAAGACATCCTAAAGCAAAAGTTATTATTGACAAAGTGATTCGAGATGAATATGAAACATTAAAATCTCAACCTTTAAGTCATGTTGTTAAAGAAGAACAATTTACAAATATAAGTGAATCCTTGGTGCATTTAGTCATTACAAATATACAATTAAATGAAAAAATGGATACTCCAATCAGTAAGTTAACACCAAAATTAGTTGATCAAATTCAAGTAGGAGTTGCTAATACAATTACTGATTTAATAATTAAACAAGCATCTAATCATTTATCAACGATAATGACAAAAATAAATTTACGTCAGATGGTTGAAAATCAAATTAATACCTTTGACTTAGATTATATTGAAAGATTAATTATTGAAATCGCTAATAAAGAGTTAAAACTTATCATGTCTTTAGGTTTCATTTTGGGTGGTATTATAGGATTCTTCCAAGGTATAGTCGCAATCTTTGTCTAA
- a CDS encoding response regulator, with translation MAKVILIDDHHIVRQGLEFLLSTVADLEVLASLSDGQSLINYLNENDIPDIILLDLVMPEMNGIEVTEYVKSHFPDIKVLVLTSYVDDEHVISAINKGADGYEMKDVEPQKLIQTIHDVLNNKRIIHPEAQSVIETVSSKPHNTNKLSKREIEVLAEMVKGKTNKEIANTLFVSEKTIKTHVSHIFNKLSVTDRTQAAIYAIENKLV, from the coding sequence GTGGCTAAGGTCATATTGATTGATGACCATCATATTGTAAGACAAGGATTGGAATTCCTTTTATCGACGGTGGCTGATTTGGAAGTTTTGGCAAGCTTATCGGATGGTCAATCTTTAATTAATTATTTAAATGAAAATGATATACCAGATATCATCCTTCTTGATTTGGTAATGCCTGAAATGAATGGTATTGAAGTGACAGAATACGTGAAATCTCATTTCCCTGATATTAAAGTATTGGTATTAACAAGTTATGTTGATGATGAACATGTTATTTCAGCTATTAATAAAGGGGCTGATGGATATGAAATGAAGGATGTTGAGCCTCAAAAATTAATTCAAACCATACATGACGTTTTAAATAATAAACGGATTATTCATCCAGAAGCACAAAGTGTAATAGAGACCGTGTCTTCAAAACCTCATAACACTAATAAGCTATCTAAACGAGAAATAGAAGTATTAGCTGAAATGGTAAAAGGTAAAACGAACAAAGAAATTGCAAATACGTTATTCGTTTCTGAAAAAACAATAAAAACACATGTTAGTCATATATTTAATAAGTTAAGTGTAACAGACCGTACACAAGCAGCAATTTATGCTATTGAAAATAAACTTGTATAG
- a CDS encoding YlbF/YmcA family competence regulator — translation MAVNLYDYANQLEQALRDSDEYKAIKDAFSKVKDNEESKKLFDEFRETQLSFQQKQMQGEEIPEEDLAKAQEQAQAIEKDENISELMQAEQKMSQVFQEINQIIVKPLDEIYAD, via the coding sequence ATGGCAGTAAATTTATATGATTATGCAAATCAACTAGAACAAGCATTAAGAGATAGTGATGAATATAAAGCTATTAAAGATGCTTTTTCTAAAGTTAAAGATAATGAAGAATCAAAAAAATTATTTGATGAGTTCCGTGAAACTCAATTAAGTTTCCAACAAAAACAAATGCAAGGTGAAGAAATTCCTGAAGAAGATTTAGCAAAAGCTCAAGAACAAGCTCAAGCAATTGAAAAAGATGAAAATATTTCTGAATTAATGCAAGCTGAGCAAAAAATGAGTCAAGTATTCCAAGAAATTAACCAAATCATTGTTAAACCTTTAGATGAAATTTACGCTGACTAA